The nucleotide sequence GGGTGAGTGGTGTTCCCACTCTTCTTCCATTCACGTAGGTTCCGTTCGTGCTTCCGAGGTCGTGCACGACGATACCTTCGGGACGACGGATGAGTCGAAGATGAAACTCGGACGCGTACGCGTCTTCGAGGACAACATCCGCCTGCGGGCTTCTCCCGAGCACAACAGACCCCTGAACGGCGATCCGTTCACCCGCCTGCGACTCTGACCGAACGATGACGACTTCTTCACCGGCGCGCGCCCGAGTCCGCCATCCTTCGGCTCCACCCAGGTGGGCGGCGACAGCTCTTGCGACCTGCCATACGAACAGATAGATGAACGCGAGGAAGATGAGTTTGAGCAGCGTGAGCAGCAGTGCCGGCACCTATTCCTCCCTGGTGACCGTCGAACAATACCGTTCATGAACGCAACACAGTGTGTGCTCATGAAAGTACCGGGC is from Gammaproteobacteria bacterium and encodes:
- a CDS encoding FHA domain-containing protein, which codes for MPALLLTLLKLIFLAFIYLFVWQVARAVAAHLGGAEGWRTRARAGEEVVIVRSESQAGERIAVQGSVVLGRSPQADVVLEDAYASEFHLRLIRRPEGIVVHDLGSTNGTYVNGRRVGTPLTLTKGDAIQVGNTVMEVR